The Phytohabitans houttuyneae genome has a segment encoding these proteins:
- the cydB gene encoding cytochrome d ubiquinol oxidase subunit II — MELATVWFILIAVLFTGYFVLEGFDFGVGALLPALGRDERQRRGMLATIGPVWDGNEVWLITAGGAMFAAFPAWYATLFSALYLPLLLILLALILRGVAFEYRGMRDDPAWRARWDAAIVFGSTAPAFLWGVALANLTRGLPLAPDGDYAGGLLDLLHPYALLGGLVTLTLFVTHGAVFLALKTVTPIRERATRLAARTGPVALAALTAFAAWTLAIRSAPAAVAAAAGSVLALAAALAANRARREGWAFTGTAVTIGLLVVALFTALFPAVLPSTAGTADLTVDTASSSPYTLRLMTWVAAIFTPLVLLYQGWTYWVFRKRVTTADDGYH; from the coding sequence ATCGAGCTCGCCACCGTCTGGTTCATCCTCATCGCCGTGCTGTTCACCGGCTACTTCGTCCTGGAAGGCTTCGACTTCGGCGTCGGCGCGCTGCTGCCCGCCCTCGGCCGCGACGAACGCCAACGCCGCGGCATGCTGGCCACCATCGGCCCGGTCTGGGACGGCAACGAGGTCTGGCTCATCACCGCCGGCGGCGCCATGTTCGCCGCGTTCCCCGCCTGGTACGCCACCCTCTTCTCCGCCCTCTACCTGCCGCTGCTGCTCATCCTGCTCGCCCTCATCCTGCGCGGCGTCGCCTTCGAGTACCGGGGCATGCGCGACGACCCCGCCTGGCGCGCCCGCTGGGACGCCGCCATCGTCTTCGGCTCCACCGCACCCGCCTTCCTGTGGGGCGTCGCCCTGGCCAACCTGACCCGCGGGCTGCCACTGGCACCGGACGGCGACTACGCCGGCGGCCTGCTCGACCTGCTGCACCCGTACGCGCTGCTCGGCGGCCTGGTCACCCTCACCCTGTTCGTCACGCACGGCGCCGTCTTCCTCGCCCTGAAAACCGTCACCCCGATCCGCGAACGCGCCACCCGCCTCGCCGCCCGCACCGGCCCGGTGGCGCTGGCCGCGCTCACCGCCTTCGCGGCGTGGACCCTCGCCATCCGCTCCGCACCGGCCGCCGTCGCGGCCGCCGCCGGGTCGGTGCTCGCCCTGGCCGCGGCACTGGCCGCCAACCGGGCCCGCCGCGAAGGCTGGGCCTTCACCGGTACCGCCGTGACCATCGGCCTGCTCGTGGTCGCCCTGTTCACGGCCCTGTTTCCCGCCGTGCTCCCGTCCACCGCCGGCACCGCCGACCTGACCGTCGACACCGCGTCGTCCTCGCCCTACACGCTGCGCCTCATGACCTGGGTCGCCGCGATCTTCACCCCGCTCGTCCTGCTCTACCAGGGCTGGACGTACTGGGTCTTCCGCAAACGCGTCACGACGGCCGACGACGGCTACCACTGA
- a CDS encoding phytanoyl-CoA dioxygenase family protein, whose product MTTPVSARPHPGTAMTDEQRADFERDGFIVVPGVLSEDEVAHYAAAVDRVYEEHAAAGKLAADRSLHKLNAVDSCPDLAPLLDHPKAFGLVWSMLGWNVHVYHSHLDVHPPLTERKPFRFEWHQDGGRQNREIESDPRPRLSVKIAYWLSDVSQTGRGNFQVVPGSHLTNWIDGPPRRDMEWPNPEGAIEVTANAGDAVFFDRRIWHARSNNYSDVTRKGVFFGYTYRWVHTRETMSEDLAGLTPVQRQLVGLQDGDGDHAWGHYPKDVPLYGLLKEHDLLDPKYPPLIP is encoded by the coding sequence GTGACCACCCCTGTCTCGGCCCGTCCCCATCCGGGCACCGCAATGACCGACGAGCAGCGCGCTGACTTCGAGCGGGACGGCTTCATCGTCGTTCCGGGCGTGCTCTCCGAGGACGAGGTCGCCCACTACGCGGCCGCCGTTGACCGGGTCTACGAGGAGCACGCCGCCGCCGGCAAGCTCGCCGCCGACCGGTCGCTGCACAAGCTCAACGCGGTGGACAGCTGCCCGGACCTGGCGCCGCTGCTGGACCACCCGAAGGCGTTCGGCCTGGTGTGGTCGATGCTCGGCTGGAACGTGCACGTGTACCACTCGCACCTGGACGTGCACCCGCCGCTGACGGAGCGCAAGCCGTTCCGGTTCGAGTGGCACCAGGACGGCGGCCGGCAGAACAGGGAGATCGAGTCGGACCCGCGGCCGCGGCTGTCCGTGAAGATCGCGTACTGGCTGTCGGACGTGTCGCAGACCGGCCGGGGCAACTTCCAGGTCGTTCCGGGCAGCCACCTCACCAACTGGATCGACGGCCCGCCGCGCCGGGACATGGAGTGGCCGAACCCGGAGGGTGCGATCGAGGTGACCGCCAACGCGGGTGACGCGGTCTTCTTCGACCGGCGCATTTGGCACGCGCGTTCGAACAACTACTCGGACGTGACGCGCAAGGGTGTGTTCTTCGGGTACACGTACCGGTGGGTGCACACGCGGGAGACGATGTCGGAGGATCTGGCGGGCCTGACGCCGGTGCAGCGGCAGCTGGTCGGTCTGCAGGACGGCGACGGCGACCACGCGTGGGGGCATTACCCGAAGGACGTCCCGCTGTACGGGCTGTTGAAGGAGCACGACCTGCTTGACCCGAAGTACCCGCCGCTGATCCCGTAG
- a CDS encoding RNA polymerase sigma factor — MDEALLRSLTPAVIGVLVRRGADFAAAEDAVQDALVEAVRLWPDDPPQDAKGWLVAVAWRKFLDAARAEASRRRREVLVEVEPVPEPVGAVDDTLELYFLCAHPSLSPASAVALTLRAVGGLSTRQIARAYLVPEATMAQRISRAKQTVSGVRLNQPGDVATVLRVLYLVFNEGYSGDVDLAAEAIRLTRQLAVMTRHEEVAGLLALMLLHHARRPARTRADGSLVPLAEQDRGRWDTGMIAEGVQVLQAALARDRLGEFQAQAAIAALHADARTAAETDWVQIVEWYDELVRLTGSPVARLNRAVAVGEADGARAGLAALAGLDPALPRYTAVVAYLHERDGDLVTAARLYARAAREASNLAEAGHLTRQAARLNALLRLSGSRRRPS; from the coding sequence GTGGACGAGGCCCTGCTCAGGTCCCTCACGCCGGCGGTGATCGGGGTTCTCGTGCGCCGCGGAGCCGACTTCGCGGCGGCCGAGGACGCCGTGCAGGACGCGCTGGTGGAGGCGGTGCGGCTGTGGCCGGACGACCCGCCGCAGGATGCCAAGGGCTGGCTGGTGGCGGTGGCCTGGCGCAAGTTTCTGGACGCGGCCCGCGCGGAGGCCTCGCGGCGGCGGCGTGAGGTGCTGGTCGAGGTGGAGCCGGTGCCGGAGCCGGTCGGGGCGGTCGACGACACGCTCGAGCTGTACTTCCTGTGCGCGCATCCGTCGCTGTCGCCGGCGTCGGCGGTGGCGTTGACGCTGCGGGCGGTGGGTGGGCTGAGCACCCGGCAGATCGCCCGGGCGTACCTGGTGCCGGAGGCGACGATGGCGCAGCGGATCAGCCGGGCCAAGCAGACGGTGTCGGGGGTGCGGCTCAACCAGCCCGGTGATGTCGCCACGGTGCTGCGGGTGCTGTACCTGGTGTTCAACGAGGGCTACTCCGGTGACGTCGACCTGGCCGCGGAGGCGATCCGGTTGACCCGGCAGCTGGCGGTGATGACCCGGCACGAGGAGGTGGCGGGCCTGCTGGCGCTGATGCTGCTGCACCACGCGCGGCGGCCGGCGCGCACGCGGGCGGACGGCAGCCTGGTGCCGCTGGCCGAGCAGGACCGCGGCCGGTGGGACACCGGCATGATCGCCGAGGGGGTGCAGGTGCTGCAGGCGGCGCTGGCCCGCGACCGGCTGGGTGAGTTTCAGGCGCAGGCGGCGATCGCGGCGCTGCACGCGGACGCCCGCACGGCGGCGGAGACGGACTGGGTGCAGATCGTCGAGTGGTACGACGAGCTGGTGCGCCTGACCGGCAGCCCGGTGGCCCGGCTCAACCGGGCGGTGGCGGTCGGTGAGGCGGACGGCGCGCGGGCCGGGCTGGCGGCGCTGGCGGGGTTGGACCCGGCGCTGCCCCGGTACACGGCGGTGGTGGCGTACCTGCACGAGCGGGACGGTGACCTGGTCACCGCGGCGCGGCTGTACGCGCGGGCGGCCCGGGAGGCGTCGAACCTGGCCGAGGCGGGCCACCTGACCCGGCAGGCGGCCCGGCTCAACGCGCTGCTACGCCTCAGTGGTAGCCGTCGTCGGCCGTCGTGA
- a CDS encoding pyridoxamine 5'-phosphate oxidase family protein, giving the protein MARWERFEGEAPQLAAAVRRLLDAHRHKTLATLRRDGGPRISGTESEFRDGDLWFGSMWMARKAVDLRRDPRFALHSGSEDPPEGDPSTWPGDAKLSGRAVEVTDPRQVAAAHGGETPQERSHLFRADIDEVVWTRVGTPADHLLIDLWRPGAGVRQFKR; this is encoded by the coding sequence TTGGCGAGGTGGGAGCGGTTCGAGGGCGAGGCGCCGCAGCTGGCGGCGGCGGTGCGGCGGCTGTTGGACGCGCACCGGCACAAGACGCTGGCGACGCTGCGCCGCGACGGTGGTCCGCGGATCAGCGGGACGGAGTCGGAGTTCCGCGACGGTGACCTGTGGTTCGGCAGCATGTGGATGGCCCGTAAGGCGGTCGACCTGCGCCGCGACCCGCGGTTCGCGCTGCATTCGGGCAGCGAGGACCCGCCGGAGGGCGACCCGTCGACGTGGCCGGGTGACGCGAAGCTGTCGGGGCGTGCGGTGGAGGTCACCGACCCGCGGCAGGTGGCGGCCGCGCACGGTGGTGAGACACCGCAGGAGCGCTCGCACCTGTTCCGCGCCGACATCGACGAGGTGGTGTGGACGCGGGTGGGCACTCCGGCCGACCATCTGCTGATCGACCTGTGGCGGCCGGGTGCCGGGGTGCGGCAGTTCAAGCGCTGA
- a CDS encoding Hsp70 family protein produces the protein MDGSVRLAVDLGTTHTVAVVRRGGQEPRALLFDGTPLLSSGVFVDATGGLHTGRDGTRLGGASPERFEPYPKRRVDEGTVLLGEHEVPVEQLLAASLRRVADEARTAGVAPDGATVLTCPADWGQPRRNVLRAAAWRAGLGQVTLLDEPIAAATYCMQVLGQQVPPGGCLGVFDFGGGTFDVAVVRREPAGLRVLATGGLDDLGGLDVDSALVAHLGQLVAVRDPQLWRRLSEPADGEQRRERQAFWSEVRAAKEMLSRASTAPVHVPGRADPMHLTRDELERVGGPLVARAVDETRRVLQRAGVEPGHLSGLLLVGGSSRMPLVASRLHARLGVAPSVPEQPELPVAYGALVHVMAAAPVTATGTAGGPAFPVSGPFGSPAGPYPVSSPFAAGVVSAPIPASPAPGYPPPQGAGPVVPGPRPPMGPAGQFGGPVPLAKPVPRRRRPVRRAVFAGVVFVLVGALVAGVVQGARWLRRTIDDAGPGLGSGLQFGQPGDTAVGGKGELATVDTQALSQPGAAAVTVSGQDVVVAAVGSGFTEVKALPSEGDRREPRWSARVPFEPEGVKLTAVGDLIVVDGDNSATDGGDDVRAVLSAVDGKLRWRKKWESRTDIAYLGTDVVVDVDNSFDGHQLLRVDLRTGAEKWKRVPGSEETLVIDDHRVEPVRQWVGAKGGVLPAVEGTLHDALTAGTDAVVELEEDEGRGAVVNAVTGKPRSSGPLPLQDDFWTVFAGQVVGVQNEAVGKGRDVLAGYKLSGFGLAWKMPLPAGQTVERVKPCGQFLVCAAIEADAQSRVVAVDVRSGKEAWKVSVESGDDAGWYVTSAGVVVGDATFGPISDAVVVGPDGKELGRLPDGAQAEAVHGGRLAFQQAGLKGSEVAWQVFVADVVGGKGTKAVQVGAQPPEQVSLAGDVVGVVTKDRRVLVLRVRGVA, from the coding sequence GTGGACGGATCGGTACGCCTCGCGGTGGACCTGGGCACGACCCACACCGTGGCGGTGGTACGCCGCGGCGGTCAGGAGCCGCGGGCGCTGCTGTTCGACGGCACGCCGTTGCTGTCGTCGGGCGTGTTCGTCGACGCCACCGGCGGCCTGCACACCGGGCGGGACGGCACCCGGCTGGGCGGTGCGTCGCCGGAGCGGTTCGAGCCGTACCCCAAGCGCCGGGTCGACGAGGGCACGGTGCTGCTCGGCGAGCACGAGGTGCCGGTGGAGCAGCTGCTGGCCGCGTCGCTGCGGCGGGTCGCCGACGAGGCGCGCACCGCCGGGGTGGCGCCGGACGGTGCGACGGTGCTGACCTGTCCGGCGGACTGGGGGCAGCCGCGGCGCAACGTGCTGCGCGCGGCGGCGTGGCGGGCCGGGTTGGGTCAGGTGACGCTGCTGGACGAGCCGATCGCGGCGGCCACGTACTGCATGCAGGTGTTGGGTCAGCAGGTGCCGCCGGGTGGCTGCCTGGGGGTGTTCGACTTCGGCGGCGGCACGTTCGACGTGGCGGTGGTGCGGCGGGAGCCGGCCGGGCTGCGGGTGCTGGCGACCGGTGGCCTGGATGACCTGGGTGGCCTGGACGTGGACTCGGCGCTGGTGGCGCACCTTGGCCAGTTGGTGGCGGTGCGTGACCCGCAGTTGTGGCGGCGGCTGTCGGAGCCGGCTGACGGGGAGCAGCGGCGGGAGCGGCAGGCGTTCTGGTCGGAGGTGCGGGCGGCCAAGGAGATGCTGTCGCGGGCGTCGACGGCGCCGGTGCATGTGCCGGGTCGGGCGGATCCGATGCACCTGACGCGGGACGAGCTGGAGCGGGTGGGTGGGCCGCTGGTGGCGCGGGCGGTGGACGAGACGCGGCGGGTGTTGCAGCGCGCGGGTGTGGAGCCGGGTCACCTGTCGGGGTTGCTGCTGGTGGGTGGTTCGTCGCGGATGCCGTTGGTGGCGAGCCGTTTGCACGCGCGGTTGGGGGTGGCGCCGTCGGTGCCGGAGCAGCCGGAGCTGCCGGTGGCGTACGGGGCGCTGGTGCACGTGATGGCGGCCGCGCCGGTCACCGCGACGGGTACGGCGGGTGGTCCGGCGTTTCCGGTGTCGGGTCCGTTCGGTTCGCCGGCGGGTCCGTATCCGGTGTCGTCGCCGTTCGCGGCGGGTGTGGTGTCGGCGCCGATTCCGGCGTCGCCGGCGCCGGGGTACCCGCCGCCGCAGGGTGCCGGTCCGGTGGTGCCGGGGCCGCGGCCGCCGATGGGCCCGGCGGGCCAGTTCGGTGGGCCGGTGCCGCTGGCGAAGCCGGTGCCGCGCCGGCGGCGGCCGGTGCGGCGGGCGGTGTTCGCGGGTGTGGTGTTCGTGCTGGTGGGCGCGCTGGTGGCGGGTGTGGTGCAGGGTGCGCGGTGGCTGCGGCGCACGATCGACGACGCGGGTCCGGGGTTGGGCAGCGGGTTGCAGTTCGGGCAGCCGGGGGACACGGCGGTGGGTGGCAAGGGTGAGCTGGCCACTGTGGACACGCAGGCGCTGTCGCAGCCGGGTGCGGCGGCGGTGACGGTGTCCGGGCAGGACGTGGTGGTGGCGGCGGTGGGCTCGGGGTTCACCGAGGTGAAGGCGTTGCCGAGTGAGGGGGACCGGCGGGAGCCGCGGTGGTCGGCGAGGGTGCCGTTCGAGCCGGAGGGGGTGAAGCTGACGGCGGTCGGTGACCTGATCGTGGTCGACGGGGACAACTCGGCGACCGACGGTGGTGACGATGTGCGGGCGGTGCTGTCGGCGGTGGACGGCAAGCTGCGGTGGCGCAAGAAGTGGGAGAGCCGTACCGACATCGCGTACCTGGGTACCGATGTGGTGGTGGATGTGGACAACTCGTTCGACGGGCATCAGCTGCTGCGGGTGGATCTGCGTACCGGGGCGGAGAAGTGGAAGCGGGTGCCGGGCTCCGAGGAGACGCTGGTGATCGACGATCACCGGGTGGAGCCGGTGCGGCAGTGGGTGGGCGCCAAGGGTGGTGTGTTGCCGGCGGTCGAGGGGACGCTGCACGACGCGTTGACGGCGGGTACGGACGCGGTGGTGGAGCTGGAGGAGGACGAGGGCAGGGGAGCGGTGGTGAACGCGGTGACGGGTAAGCCGCGTTCGTCGGGGCCGTTGCCGTTGCAGGACGACTTCTGGACGGTGTTCGCCGGTCAGGTGGTCGGTGTGCAGAACGAGGCGGTGGGCAAGGGCCGGGATGTGCTGGCCGGGTACAAGCTGTCGGGGTTCGGGCTGGCGTGGAAGATGCCGCTGCCGGCGGGGCAGACGGTGGAGCGGGTCAAGCCGTGCGGGCAGTTCCTGGTGTGCGCGGCGATCGAGGCGGATGCGCAGAGCCGGGTGGTGGCGGTGGATGTGCGGTCGGGCAAGGAGGCGTGGAAGGTGTCGGTGGAGTCGGGTGACGACGCCGGCTGGTATGTGACGTCCGCGGGTGTGGTGGTGGGTGACGCGACGTTCGGCCCGATCAGCGACGCGGTGGTGGTGGGGCCGGACGGTAAGGAGCTGGGCCGGTTGCCGGATGGTGCGCAGGCCGAGGCGGTGCATGGTGGACGGTTGGCGTTCCAGCAGGCCGGGTTGAAGGGCTCCGAGGTGGCGTGGCAGGTGTTTGTGGCGGATGTGGTCGGCGGCAAGGGTACGAAGGCGGTGCAGGTGGGTGCGCAGCCGCCGGAGCAGGTGTCGTTGGCGGGGGATGTGGTGGGTGTGGTGACGAAGGACCGCCGGGTCTTGGTGTTACGCGTCCGTGGCGTTGCGTAA
- a CDS encoding YciI family protein, translating into MAKYLLLKHYRGAPAAVNDVPMDQWTPEEVTAHMRYMDEFAARLEQTGEFVDGQALSPTGTFVRFDGAGRPPVTDGPFAETKDLIAGWMVIDVDSYERAIELAGELSAAPGAGGEPIHEWLEVRPFLTVPPTITE; encoded by the coding sequence ATGGCCAAGTACCTGCTGCTCAAGCACTACCGTGGCGCGCCCGCGGCGGTCAACGACGTGCCGATGGACCAGTGGACTCCGGAGGAGGTCACGGCCCATATGAGGTACATGGACGAGTTCGCCGCGCGGCTGGAGCAGACCGGCGAGTTCGTCGACGGTCAGGCGCTCTCCCCCACCGGCACGTTCGTCCGGTTCGACGGTGCGGGGCGCCCGCCGGTGACCGACGGGCCGTTCGCGGAGACGAAGGACCTGATCGCCGGCTGGATGGTGATCGACGTGGACTCCTACGAGCGGGCGATCGAGCTGGCCGGTGAGCTGTCGGCGGCGCCGGGCGCGGGTGGCGAGCCGATCCACGAGTGGCTGGAGGTGCGGCCGTTCCTGACCGTGCCGCCGACCATCACGGAGTGA